From Solanum lycopersicum chromosome 8, SLM_r2.1, the proteins below share one genomic window:
- the LOC101055533 gene encoding Hop-interacting protein THI119, with protein MPATAGRVRMPANNRVHSSAALQTHGIWQSAIGYDPYAPSKDEDKKSSNQKPSSAADPENAYASFQGLLALARITGSNADETRGACKRCGRVGHLTFQCRNFVSVKDDNKDKDAEAIEAAVLSGLEKIKGHGSKMKGKAENEDSSEEEEESESSDSDYDSEMERAIAEKYGKKVSRKLKSSSKKHKKKDSDSDDESDSGKRKKRGRSKRRRSGKKRGHSDSEDDDEDKERRKRRREKRRKRDESSDEEEDRRRRRKSRKEKRRRRSHRHADSSAESSDESPPRHKRRSRRAAASASDSDASNSDDARVGRDKKRSEKRSRKRHDDEE; from the coding sequence ATGCCGGCCACCGCAGGTAGAGTTCGCATGCCTGCGAACAATAGGGTACACAGTAGTGCAGCCCTACAGACGCACGGCATCTGGCAAAGTGCTATTGGTTATGACCCATATGCTCCTAGCAAGGATGAAGACAAGAAATCGTCTAACCAGAAGCCATCGTCGGCTGCAGATCCCGAAAATGCTTATGCAAGCTTTCAGGGTTTGCTTGCACTTGCTCGAATCACTGGATCAAATGCTGATGAGACCCGTGGAGCATGCAAGAGGTGTGGGCGGGTTGGCCACCTCACTTTCCAATGTAGGAATTTCGTGAGTGTTAAGGATGATAACAAGGATAAGGACGCAGAGGCAATAGAAGCTGCCGTGTTGTCTGGATTGGAGAAGATTAAGGGGCATGGTTCTAAGATGAAGGGGAAAGCAGAAAACGAGGATAGCAGTGAAGAAGAGGAGGAGAGTGAGAGTTCTGATTCTGATTATGATTCTGAAATGGAGAGGGCAATTGCTGAGAAGTATGGTAAGAAGGTGAGTAGAAAGTTAAAGTCATCATCTAAGAAGCACAAAAAGAAAGATTCTGATTCTGATGACGAGTCAGACTctggaaaaaggaaaaagagggGTAGATCAAAGAGAAGGAGGAGTGGGAAGAAGAGGGGACACAGTGATTCGgaggatgatgatgaagataAGGAGCGTAGGAAGAGGAGGAgggaaaagaggagaaaacgGGATGAATCATCAGATGAGGAGGAGGATCGTCGGAGGAGGAGAAAAAGTAGGAAggagaagaggaggaggagaagtCATAGACATGCGGACAGTTCTGCTGAATCAAGTGATGAATCGCCTCCAAGGCACAAGCGTAGGAGCAGGAGAGCAGCAGCCTCAGCATCTGATTCTGACGCCAGCAACTCTGATGATGCACGAGTAGGCAGGGACAAAAAACGTTCTGAGAAGAGGAGCAGGAAACGTCATGATGATGAAGAGTAG